The Leisingera daeponensis DSM 23529 genome includes the window CGAGGCATCCTCCAGCCCGCCCAGCCGCTCCAGCCAGAGCTGCAGCGCATCGCGGCAGGCCGGGGAAATCAGCGTCACGACAGCCAGCAGCGCATCGAACGTTCGAAAACGCCGCTGAAAAAGCCCAGCAGATCAGCGCCTTGCATCGGCGAGAACTGATGCGGGTCTTCCGACCCCAGCACCAGCATCCCGGGCAGGCGGCCTTCGCCCAGATCCAGCATCAGGCAGGCCTCGGAGCGGATCCATTCGGCCTTCTGCCCATAGACCCGCGGGCTGCCGCCCTGGGTCTGGCGCAGGGTCACGATGCGCTGGCTGCCGGGCTGCCCGGCATAGCTTTCGGTGAAGCCGGGGCCCGCCAGTTTCAGGGCGCCGGACTTGCGCTCCACCGCCGCGCCGCCGGGCTGCGCGGTTTCCAGCACCAGCGCCAGGGCATCGACACGCAGGATCTCCGGCATGTCCTGTTCCAGGCAGGCGAGGAAGGCAGTGAAATCGCGCGGCTCCAGCAGCCGCAGCACGGCCCGGTGGATGAGGTTGGTGCCAGCCAGGTTGTCGTAAGCCGCGGCGATGACCGAGCGGTGGGTGTCCTCCAGCCGGTCGAGCCGCGCCGCCATCCGCTCCATAGCGATGCCGCGCAGGTCAACGACGTTGGAACCCATCGCGCGCTCATTTGCGGCGACAAGGGCGTTCATCAGGTGCTGATCCTCCAGCACCGCATCGGGTTTGGCGAGGATCGCCTCGCGCAGCTGGTCTTCCAGGCTGACTGAAGGGTTTGTACTGCTCATGCGTGAAACTCTTGCGGCTCCGGACCTCTGACGGGTTTGGTGATGTGTATAACACGGGATTTGCGCAATGCTGCGGAAAAATTCCGGACCGGCAGAAATTGCCCTGCAGCAGTGCCCGGCCGAAGCAATTCACGCCCGAAAAAGAAAAAGGCGCCCGCAGCGGGGCGCCTGTGTTCGCGTCCTGACTTGCAGGAAGATCAGAGGATCTTGATCTCAGCCGCCTTGATGTCGGCCAGGAAGGCATCCAGGCCCTTGTCGGTCAGCGGGTGGTTCACCATCGCCTTGATCACGGCCGGCGGTGCGGTAATCACATCGGCGCCGATGCGGGCCGAATCCAGCACATGGTTCACAGAGCGGATCGAGGCCGCCAGGATCTGCGTGTCAAAGCCGTAGTTGTCATAGATGATGCGGATGTCCTCGATCAGCTCCATGCCGTCCAGGTTGATGTCATCCAGACGCCCGACGAAGGGGGAGATGAAGGTCGCGCCCGCCTTGGCTGCCAGCAGCGCCTGGTTGGCGGAGAAGCACAGGGTCACGTTCACCATGTGGCCGTCATCGGTCAGGGTTTTGCAGGCCTTGAGGCCGTCCCAGGTCAGCGGCACCTTGACGGCGATGTTCTCGGCGATCTCCACCAGCTTGCGGCCTTCGGCGATCATGGTTTCCGCATCGGTTGCGGTCACTTCCGCCGACACCGGACCGTCGACCAGGGCGCAGATCTCCTTGGTGACCTCGATGATGTCGCGGCCGGATTTCTTGATCAGCGACGGGTTGGTGGTGACACCGTCCACCATGCCCAGATCGTTCAGCTCTGCAATCGCGTCGATCTCGGCGGTATCTACGAAGAATTTCATGGGGCAGTCCTTTGGATGGGTTGGCCTCGGTCGCCCCAGCCTTTACCTCATGGGATTACGGGCGGCAACATGGGCAGCAGCATGAGCGGGCAGGAGTTCTTTCAGGCAGGCGAAAGGGTCGGGGTTCTGACCACGCAACCCCTTGACCGGTTGCTGGATTACCGCGCGCCGGAGGGCGGCTGTTTCCTTGGCGCCTATGTCGAGGTGCCGCTGGGGCCGCGCAAGGTGCTGGGTGTGGTCTGGGGGCCGGGTGCGGGGGATTTCGATTCGGCCAAGCTGCGCTCGGTGATCCGGGTTCTGGATGTCGCGCCGATGCGGACCGAGATGCGACAGTTCCTTGGAAAGGCCGCCGATTACACCCTGACGCCGATGCCCGCGATGCTGCGGCTGGCGACCCGCGCGCCGGGGCTTTCCGATCCGCCCTCGATGCGCAAGATCCTGCGCCGCGGCGACGGCGTGCCGGACCGGATGACCGAGGCCCGCACCCGCGTTCTGGAAGTGCTGGAGGAATTCGGCGGTCTCGCCTTCACGCCCAGGGAACTGGCGGATATGGCTGATGTGACGCCTTCGGTGGTGAAGGGGCTGGTGAAACAGGGCGCCCTGCGCGAGGAGGAAGCGCCCCGTGACACCCCTTATCCGCATCTGGACCCGGAACTGCCCTCCAAGCAATTGACCGAGGATCAGGCCAACGCGTCGGCTGCGCTTGCAGATGCCGTGCACAGCGGGCGCTACGGCACCACACTGCTCAAGGGCGTCACCGGCTCCGGCAAGACCGAGGTTTATCTGGAGGCCGTCGCCGCCGCCCTGCGCGCCGGGCGGCAGGCGCTGGTGCTGCTGCCGGAAATCGCGCTCACCGCCGAATTCCTGACCCGTGTGGAGGCGCGGTTCGGTGCCAAACCGGCTGAGTGGCACTCCGGCGCCACCCTGACCGAACGCCGCCGGGTCTGGAAGATGGTCGGGCAGGGCGCCGCCCAACTGGTGATCGGCGCGCGCTCAGCGCTGTTCCTGCCGTTCCGCGACCTGGGCCTGATCATCGTCGATGAGGAGCACGACACCTCCTACAAGCAGGAAGACGGGGTTCTGTACAACGCCCGCGACATGGCGGTGCTGCGCGCGGCGATGTGTTCGGCGCAGGTGGTGCTGGCGTCCGCCACGCCCTCGCTGGAGACCTGGGCCAATGCCGAGGCGGGCAAGTACAAGCGGCTGAACCTCACCTCCCGCTTCGGCGCTTCAGTGCTGCCCGACATGCGTGCGGTGGATATGCGGTCAGAGGATCTGCTGCCCTCCACCTGGATTTCGCCGACCCTCAAGCAGGCGATGAAGCTCAGAATGGAACGCGGCGAGCAGTCGCTCCTGTTCCTGAACCGCCGCGGCTTTGCCCCGGTCACCATCTGCCGCGCTTGCGGCGCGCAGGTGGCCTGCGACCACTGCGATGCCCGGATGGTCGAGCACCGCTTCATGAAGCGGCTGATGTGCCACCAGTGCGGCGAAACCAAACCGGTGCCGGAGGCCTGCCCCTCCTGTGAGGTGGAGGGCAAGATGGCCCCGGTCGGCCCCGGCATCGAGCGTCTGGCGGAGGAAGCCACCGCCCTGTTCCCGGAGGCTCGCATCGCGGTGCTCAGCTCCGACCTCTTCGGCTCCGCCCGCGCGCTGAAACAGAGGATCGAGGAAATTGCCGCAGGCGAGGCCGACATCATCCTCGGCACCCAGCTGGTCGCCAAGGGCCACAACTTCCCGCTTCTGACGCTGGTGGGGGTGATTGATGCCGACCTGGGCCTGCAGGGCTCCGACCTGCGCGCGGCAGAGCGGACCTTCCAGCTGATGCGCCAGGTGGCGGGCCGGGCAGGGCGCGCCGAACGCCCGGGCGAGGCCTTGATGCAGACCTTCCAGCCCGAACACCCGGTCATCCGCGCGATCCTGTCGGGGGATGAGGAAAACTTCTGGAAGGCGGAAGCCGCCGAACGGCAGGCCGCCGGCGTGCCGCCCTACGGGCGGATGGCGGGGATCATCCTGTCGGGTCCGGATCTGGCGGCGGTGTTTGACCTCGGCAATGCGATGGCGCGCAACGATGGTCCCCTGCGCCAGATCGGCGCCCAGCTGTTCGGCCCGGCCCCGGCCCCCATTGCCCGGGTGCGCGGCCGCCACCGGGTGCGGCTGCTGGTCAAGGCGGCCAAAGGCGTGCCGCTGCAGGACGCCATCGCCCGCTGGATCGCGCCGCTGCGGCTGAAGGGCGACTTGCGGCTGAGCGTCGACATCGACCCGCAGAGTTTCTTTTAGGCCTGCGGCAGAAGGGGGCTCTGCCCCGGCCCCTGCGGGCCTCCCCCGGGATATTTTCAGCCAGATGAAGTTTGGATCCTTCATTCATCTGGCTGAAAATATCCCGGAGCGCGAGGCAGAGCCTCGCCTGAAACACCGGCTCAGGCCGTTGCGGTTTCAGCTGCAGCGCCGGTCAGGATGCTGGTGGCCATCGCGCCGATCCACATGAAAAACAGCGCCGCCCAGGCGGTGCCTGCAAAGATCGAGCCGCCGGTGACGCCCGCGCCGATGGCGCAGCCGCCGGCCAGCATGCCGCCGAAGCCCATCAGCGCGGCGCCGGTCATCGCCTTGCGCATGGTGGCGGCGTCATCGAAGGCCTGCAGCTTCATCTCCCCGGCAAAAGCCGCAGCCAGCATCGCGCCGATGAACACGCCGGGCACCAGGCCGATGTCGAATTCCAGCACCGCGCCCCGGTCCAGGAAGAACATCAGCGTGTGGGCGGAGGGGCCGGTGAAGGTCGCGCTTTCGATCTGCACCGGGTCAAAGGCCACCTGGCTCAGCGCATAGGTCAGCACCCAGCCTAGCGCGACGGCGAACCCGACGCCGGAGGCAAAGACCAGCCGCGCCGCGCCGATGCGGTTGCGGCGGGCCAGCACCAGGGCCAGCGCTGCCGTGGCCAGCCCCAGGATCACCCCGCCCGCTTGCGGGATCCCCAGTGCCGCCAGCAGGTCCAGATTGCGCCCGCCCCCGGTGATCCACTGCCGGGCCAGCCAGTCCCGCGCGGGCGACAGCAGGCCGGACAGGCTCATCTGCGCCACCACCGCAAAGATCAGCCCCGACACCACCGAGCGCAGGTTGCCGGTGGCCGCCAGCACCAGAAGCCGCCCCGAGCAGCCGCGCGCCAGCACCATGCCGCAGCCGAACATCAGCCCGCCGAGGATGGCGCCGGACCAGCTTCCCGGCACCGCCATCATCCGGGCATCGGCGCTTTCCATCAGCCCCAGCAGCTGCGCTGCCTGAACCCAGACCACCGCAGTGGAAAAGGTCAGCAGCCAGACCGCCACCTTGTCCCCCAGCCGGCCGCCCGCGAACTCTACCGTGGCGGCCCGCAGGCAGAACCGCGACCGCTGCGCGGCGACGCCAAAGACAACGCCGGTCAAAAGGCCCAGCAGGGCCGCTGCCGGCGCCTCGCCGATACGTTCAACCAGGGGAACCAGATCCATCACACACCTCCAAATTCACATGTTTGCATATGTGGTCCCGCAGGCGGGCGCTTTGATGCAGATCAGGGAAGGGGCGGTATGCTTCTGCGCGCTGGCGCAAAGGTGGATGTGCGGCCGCTTGTTGCCTCTCGCCAAACCGGGCGCAGAGGCGTACATCCGGTGCATGTTCAAACCGATGCCCCTGCATGAGGCGCAAGGCCTCCCGTTCTGGCGCCGCCCCGTGACGCTTCTGTTCCTGATGGCGCTGGCGATGCCGATTGCCTTCAACGCCTGGAGCGCGCTGCTCAACAACTTCGTGATCGAGGCGGCGCAGTTCGACGGCGCCGACATCGGCCTGTTGCACACGGTGCGGGAGATCCCGGGCTTTCTGGCGGTGGGGGTGATCGCCGTCATCCTGTTCGTCCGCGAGCAGGTGCTGGGGATGATCTCATTGGTGCTTCTGGGGGTGGCGACAGCGGTTACCGCCTGGTTCCCGTCACTCGGCGGCCTGTTGATGGTGACGCTGCTGAGTTCGATCGGCTTTCATTATTACGAGACGGTGAACCAGTCGCTGCAGCTGCAATGGCTGCCCAAGGAGAAAGCGCCGCAGACGCTGGGCTGGCTGGTGGCGGCAGGCTCGGCGGCAACGCTGGTGGTCTATGGGCTGATCGTGCTGACCTGGGACCGGTTCGATCTGGCCTATAACACCGTGTTCCTGGCGGCGGGCGGGGCAACGGCGCTGATCGCGCTTTTTGCGCTTTTTGCCTATCCGCAGTTCGACGCGCCGCATCCGCAGACCAAGAAGCTGATCCTGCGCAAACGCTACTGGCTCTACTACGCGCTGCAGTTCATGGCCGGCGCGCGGCGGCAGATCTTTGTGGTGTTTGCCGGCTTCATGATGGTGGAGAAATTCGGGTTCGATGTGCATGAGCTGACCGGCCTGTACCTGATCAACCTGGTGATCAACATGACCGCCGCGCCGATGCTGGGCAAGGCGGTGGCCATGTTCGGCGAGCGGCGCACGCTGATTTTCGAATACGCGGGCCTGGCCGCCGTCTTTGCCGCATACGGCGGCATCTACTGGTTCGGCTGGGGCGTGGTGGTTGCCGCGGTTCTGTATGTGGTGGACCATGTGCTGTTTGCGCTGGCGCTGGCGCTCAAGACCTATTTCCAGAAGATCGCCGATCCGGGCGACATTGCCCCCACCGCTGCCGTCGCCTTTACCATCAACCACATTGCCGCGGTGTTCCTGCCGGTGCTGCTGGGGCTGCTGTGGGTCTATTCGCCGGGCATGGTGTTTACGCTGGCAGCGGGCATGGCGCTGGTGTCGCTGTCCCTGTCGCTGCTGATCCCGCGCCACCCGGAGCCGGGCAACGAGACCATTTTCAGCAAATACGCCCGCCCCGCGCCCGCCGAATGACCGGACAGCCCTGTGGCGTCCGCCGCGGCGCTGCCGGGCTTGCAGCCAGGCGGGGGCGCTTGACGCGGGGCGCGCGGCAGCCTAGGCGCTTGCCAACAGTTTCAGGAGAGACGCCATGACCACCTTCACCGCCCTCACCACGCTCCGCGGAAAGTCCCAGGCCGAAGCGCTGGGCGACGCGATGGAGCGGCTGAACCCCGAGCCCACCGGTATCGGCGTCTTTGAGGTGGAAGACGGCTCCGGCCTGTGGGAGGTCGGCGGTTATTTCACCGAAGCACCGGATGAGGCGGGCCTTGCCCTGCTGGCAGCGATGCATGAGGCCAAACCTTTTGTCGTCTCCGAAGTGCCGGAAACCGACTGGGTCGCCCACGTCCGCCGCGAGCTGGCGCCGGTCGAGGCAGGCCGCTTCTTCGTCTACGGCAGCCACGACGCGGACAAGCTGCCCGCAGGCCGCATTCCGCTGCTGATCGAGGCCGCCATGGCGTTCGGCACCGGCCACCACGGCACCACCCTTGGCTGCCTCAAGGCGCTGGATCATTTGCTGGACCAGGGCTTTCAGGGCGAAAAAGTGGCGGATATCGGCTGCGGCACTGCGGTTCTGGCGATGGCCGCCGCGCGGGTCTGGGACGGCACCATTCTGGCCAGCGACATCGACGAGGTGGCGGTGGACGTTGCCGAGGCCAACCTGAAGGCCAACGGCATGGAAGGCCAGGTCATCTGCCTCGAAGCGGCCGGCTTCGATCATCCGGACTTGCAGGCGCAGGCGCCTTACGATCTCATCTTCGCCAATATTCTGAAGGGGCCGCTGGTGGCCCTGGCCCCCGATCTGGCGGCGAATCTGCGCCCCGGCGGCTATGCGATTCTCTCCGGTATTCTGAACGAGCAGGCCGATGACGTGGTCGCCGTTTATGCGCAGAACGGCGTCGATCTCGAACGCCGGGACGAAATTGGTGAATGGACAACGCTACTTCTGCGCAAAGCGGGGTGATTGAGTTAAGTTTGCGGTGAATTTTAAGGGTTTGCCGCATTTTCGCCTCATTTCGAGCCAAGAATAAGCCATCCGCTGGTGGGGGCCAGTTCGGAGGCTCGTAATGGGCGAACATCGTGATCAGTTCCAGGCGCGTTTGAAGCAGATCAACCGCAAACATGAAGCCATGTCCGGGGGCTACTCGGCAAAGCTGCGGCCGGACGGGCTGCTGGTGATCAAGCCGCGCAGTGTGCAATCCCGGATTTCCGCCCGCACGCTGGTTTTGGTCGCTGCGGCGTTTCTGCTGTTCAAGGGCTTCCTGATGGCTGCGCTGGGCTTTGGCATCTATGATGAGCGGGTGCGGACGCTTGCCGGCGGCAGCGCTGTGGAGCGCGCCGGGGCCTTCATCATGCAGGCCGACCCGTTCTCCGTCTTTTTCGCCCAGAAGATCGGGCCCGTGCTGCGCTGACCGCCGGGTCAGCTGCGGGGCCGCAGAAAGGCCGCCGGCAGGGGGAGCCGGCGGCCTTTTTTCATGCCCGGACAGCGTGCCCGGGCGCGGGGCCGTCCAGACAACAAAAAACGCCGCGGACCGGTGCGGGTCCGCGGCGTTTCCCTATTCGCCCCGCCAATACGCCCCGAGGGAGGCGGCAGGGCTGAAGAAGGGGGTCAGAAAACGGATTTGCCAGCCGCGACAGTGTCGATGTCGCCGCGGCACAGGCCGATGTCGGCCAGTTCGCGGTCGGTCAGGCCAGACAGCACGTTGCGGGTTGCGCGGGCGTCATTCCAGGCGGCAACAGCGCCGGCAGCGCTGGAAATCAGGGCGCCGATGCGGCCGAACAGGCCGGTGGACCCATAGGTGGTGCGGGTGGTGTCAAAAGCGGCCATGTCCTTGTCCTCTGATCTGGTGTTGGCGAGTGTCGCTGTGGTGCGATGGCCGGCATCTAGTGGCGAACTTTCAGCGCGGCAAGAACCGAAATTGCATGTGTCATATGCAGTTTGTGCATAGCTGAAACCCTTATAAAAAAGGGCTTTCCGCGCGGCGGCGAAATCGGCCGGAAAATGTCGCTCCCGCCTCTGCAAGGGGTCGGTTTCAGACCTCCGCCGCGCCGCTTTGCGGCTGCGGGCCGCCGGAAAGCAATTGGACATGTTCGCGTTTTGTGCTAACGGTGAAGAAAATAAATTCCGAACAAGCGGGCAGGGGTCGGGCACATCATGCGGATTTTGGGAATTGATCCGGGGTTGCGGAACCTCGGATGGGGCGTGATCGAATCGCGCGGCACCCGGCTGAGCCATGTCGCCAATGGCGTCTGCACCTCCGACGGCGATGATCTGGGCGAGCGGCTCTTGTCGCTGCACAATCAGGTCACCGAGATCATCGAGGCT containing:
- a CDS encoding DUF484 family protein, with protein sequence MSSTNPSVSLEDQLREAILAKPDAVLEDQHLMNALVAANERAMGSNVVDLRGIAMERMAARLDRLEDTHRSVIAAAYDNLAGTNLIHRAVLRLLEPRDFTAFLACLEQDMPEILRVDALALVLETAQPGGAAVERKSGALKLAGPGFTESYAGQPGSQRIVTLRQTQGGSPRVYGQKAEWIRSEACLMLDLGEGRLPGMLVLGSEDPHQFSPMQGADLLGFFSGVFERSMRCWLS
- the fsa gene encoding fructose-6-phosphate aldolase; its protein translation is MKFFVDTAEIDAIAELNDLGMVDGVTTNPSLIKKSGRDIIEVTKEICALVDGPVSAEVTATDAETMIAEGRKLVEIAENIAVKVPLTWDGLKACKTLTDDGHMVNVTLCFSANQALLAAKAGATFISPFVGRLDDINLDGMELIEDIRIIYDNYGFDTQILAASIRSVNHVLDSARIGADVITAPPAVIKAMVNHPLTDKGLDAFLADIKAAEIKIL
- a CDS encoding primosomal protein N'; protein product: MSGQEFFQAGERVGVLTTQPLDRLLDYRAPEGGCFLGAYVEVPLGPRKVLGVVWGPGAGDFDSAKLRSVIRVLDVAPMRTEMRQFLGKAADYTLTPMPAMLRLATRAPGLSDPPSMRKILRRGDGVPDRMTEARTRVLEVLEEFGGLAFTPRELADMADVTPSVVKGLVKQGALREEEAPRDTPYPHLDPELPSKQLTEDQANASAALADAVHSGRYGTTLLKGVTGSGKTEVYLEAVAAALRAGRQALVLLPEIALTAEFLTRVEARFGAKPAEWHSGATLTERRRVWKMVGQGAAQLVIGARSALFLPFRDLGLIIVDEEHDTSYKQEDGVLYNARDMAVLRAAMCSAQVVLASATPSLETWANAEAGKYKRLNLTSRFGASVLPDMRAVDMRSEDLLPSTWISPTLKQAMKLRMERGEQSLLFLNRRGFAPVTICRACGAQVACDHCDARMVEHRFMKRLMCHQCGETKPVPEACPSCEVEGKMAPVGPGIERLAEEATALFPEARIAVLSSDLFGSARALKQRIEEIAAGEADIILGTQLVAKGHNFPLLTLVGVIDADLGLQGSDLRAAERTFQLMRQVAGRAGRAERPGEALMQTFQPEHPVIRAILSGDEENFWKAEAAERQAAGVPPYGRMAGIILSGPDLAAVFDLGNAMARNDGPLRQIGAQLFGPAPAPIARVRGRHRVRLLVKAAKGVPLQDAIARWIAPLRLKGDLRLSVDIDPQSFF
- a CDS encoding YeeE/YedE family protein; protein product: MDLVPLVERIGEAPAAALLGLLTGVVFGVAAQRSRFCLRAATVEFAGGRLGDKVAVWLLTFSTAVVWVQAAQLLGLMESADARMMAVPGSWSGAILGGLMFGCGMVLARGCSGRLLVLAATGNLRSVVSGLIFAVVAQMSLSGLLSPARDWLARQWITGGGRNLDLLAALGIPQAGGVILGLATAALALVLARRNRIGAARLVFASGVGFAVALGWVLTYALSQVAFDPVQIESATFTGPSAHTLMFFLDRGAVLEFDIGLVPGVFIGAMLAAAFAGEMKLQAFDDAATMRKAMTGAALMGFGGMLAGGCAIGAGVTGGSIFAGTAWAALFFMWIGAMATSILTGAAAETATA
- a CDS encoding MFS transporter gives rise to the protein MFKPMPLHEAQGLPFWRRPVTLLFLMALAMPIAFNAWSALLNNFVIEAAQFDGADIGLLHTVREIPGFLAVGVIAVILFVREQVLGMISLVLLGVATAVTAWFPSLGGLLMVTLLSSIGFHYYETVNQSLQLQWLPKEKAPQTLGWLVAAGSAATLVVYGLIVLTWDRFDLAYNTVFLAAGGATALIALFALFAYPQFDAPHPQTKKLILRKRYWLYYALQFMAGARRQIFVVFAGFMMVEKFGFDVHELTGLYLINLVINMTAAPMLGKAVAMFGERRTLIFEYAGLAAVFAAYGGIYWFGWGVVVAAVLYVVDHVLFALALALKTYFQKIADPGDIAPTAAVAFTINHIAAVFLPVLLGLLWVYSPGMVFTLAAGMALVSLSLSLLIPRHPEPGNETIFSKYARPAPAE
- a CDS encoding 50S ribosomal protein L11 methyltransferase, encoding MTTFTALTTLRGKSQAEALGDAMERLNPEPTGIGVFEVEDGSGLWEVGGYFTEAPDEAGLALLAAMHEAKPFVVSEVPETDWVAHVRRELAPVEAGRFFVYGSHDADKLPAGRIPLLIEAAMAFGTGHHGTTLGCLKALDHLLDQGFQGEKVADIGCGTAVLAMAAARVWDGTILASDIDEVAVDVAEANLKANGMEGQVICLEAAGFDHPDLQAQAPYDLIFANILKGPLVALAPDLAANLRPGGYAILSGILNEQADDVVAVYAQNGVDLERRDEIGEWTTLLLRKAG
- a CDS encoding DUF1127 domain-containing protein, whose translation is MAAFDTTRTTYGSTGLFGRIGALISSAAGAVAAWNDARATRNVLSGLTDRELADIGLCRGDIDTVAAGKSVF